One bacterium genomic region harbors:
- a CDS encoding class I SAM-dependent methyltransferase: protein MKSKKTRVIEIIKILKKINRYIFSSLLEQYPSLVKREVIGSCQTLLDLGCGTKSPIEKFSDKLHYSVGIDIFEPSLLKNNKLKIYTEYRKMNVLEIGNVYKENSFDCVLASELIEHLTKDDGLRLIAMMEKIAKKKTIIFTPNGYLPQDKYDGNEFQIHRSGWYPSEMEDMGYRVIGIRGWKLLRGKHGMIKWWPREFWRRVSLLTQPVTEKFSKIAFQILCVKDITESEG, encoded by the coding sequence TTGAAGTCAAAAAAAACTAGAGTTATTGAGATTATTAAAATCCTAAAGAAAATAAATAGATATATATTTAGTTCTCTTCTTGAACAATATCCAAGTTTGGTAAAAAGGGAAGTCATTGGAAGTTGCCAAACTTTGCTTGACCTTGGTTGCGGAACAAAGTCACCCATAGAAAAATTTTCTGATAAATTGCATTATAGCGTAGGCATAGATATATTTGAACCGAGTCTCTTAAAGAACAATAAATTAAAGATATATACAGAATATAGGAAAATGAATGTTTTGGAAATTGGGAATGTATACAAAGAAAACTCATTTGATTGTGTTCTAGCTTCTGAACTGATTGAACACTTAACAAAAGATGATGGTTTAAGATTAATCGCTATGATGGAGAAAATTGCGAAAAAAAAGACGATAATATTTACGCCAAACGGCTATTTGCCGCAAGATAAATACGACGGAAACGAGTTTCAAATTCACCGCTCAGGCTGGTATCCATCAGAAATGGAAGATATGGGATATAGGGTAATTGGTATAAGAGGATGGAAATTATTGAGAGGGAAGCATGGAATGATTAAGTGGTGGCCAAGGGAATTCTGGAGAAGAGTTTCTTTATTAACGCAACCTGTAACTGAAAAATTTTCTAAGATAGCTTTCCAGATTTTATGTGTTAAAGATATAACAGAATCAGAAGGATAA
- a CDS encoding class I SAM-dependent methyltransferase: MLKRLLYMKRMLTVRPKKYRNLLKTIYKKRCQSIMEIGTHNGIHSRHMIETANIFQPMSRITYYGFDLFEGLTDEDFQKELAKKPPTYDEIRQRLEKTGANINLYMGYTKNTLPKFLEESKDKQIDFIFIDGGHSIETISLDWSYVKKIMYPNTVVIFDDYYSNKEAKDSGFGCQSLINNLDRGVYDIEILEPMDHFGGYTPRDCNMVKVEVKKN; encoded by the coding sequence ATGTTAAAACGATTGTTGTATATGAAGCGTATGTTGACGGTAAGACCAAAAAAGTATAGAAATTTACTAAAGACTATATATAAAAAACGTTGTCAAAGCATTATGGAAATTGGCACGCATAACGGAATTCATTCAAGACATATGATAGAGACAGCGAATATCTTCCAGCCTATGAGTAGAATCACCTATTATGGCTTTGATTTATTTGAAGGTCTTACTGACGAAGATTTTCAGAAAGAGCTTGCAAAGAAACCGCCAACGTACGATGAAATAAGGCAAAGATTAGAAAAAACAGGAGCAAATATTAATCTTTACATGGGATACACCAAGAACACTTTGCCAAAATTTTTAGAAGAGAGTAAAGACAAACAAATTGATTTTATTTTTATTGATGGAGGACATTCTATTGAAACCATCAGCTTAGATTGGAGTTATGTAAAAAAGATAATGTATCCGAATACTGTAGTGATTTTTGACGACTATTACTCTAACAAGGAAGCCAAAGACAGTGGATTCGGTTGTCAGTCACTGATAAATAATCTGGATAGAGGTGTATACGATATAGAAATTCTGGAACCTATGGACCATTTTGGAGGATATACGCCAAGAGACTGTAACATGGTCAAAGTTGAAGTCAAAAAAAACTAG
- a CDS encoding radical SAM protein encodes MMKIALITFGNEESYGLLFVGGELLRFKQKIRYFDAEMEDIASQVVHWQPDFIFFSPMTTFFSWSLRISKEIKKSIPKVVSVFGGHHATSCPDISKLDGVDIVVVGPVRGAIDKILKKEQGIIQTIPTTSADLPMPARREYYKDIPRMAKRYRKVMLSMLGCPWNCSYCSSSSSHVRRIFGHESHKRYFLGRRPINAVIAEAKEIKKYDTVEIEWVDDDMFCGADVETWMPEFVSIWEREIDLPMYISTTSHSALKISDNVLATLKKIVNCIGVGIQAIRPESLKLFNRTWDNEPKMKAAYDRMRSFGYAINLQCIVGLPVDEPVEDALDTIKAMQRIGSGSICSCYPLMIYPGTAMEKYCREKGFRLNDACNGDTNSAIPNIAFPPRTTKRLRNICKLATMFVKYNISEKWMRALIDIDFDTKTSKMLSMTRYFECVRDRLKEKGEKIFNEVIRDMNLRY; translated from the coding sequence ATGATGAAGATTGCGTTAATCACTTTTGGGAATGAAGAGAGTTATGGACTGCTGTTTGTAGGTGGCGAATTATTGCGGTTCAAGCAGAAGATTCGATACTTTGACGCTGAGATGGAAGATATCGCATCGCAGGTTGTTCACTGGCAGCCCGATTTTATCTTTTTTTCTCCAATGACAACGTTCTTCTCTTGGTCTTTGCGTATCAGCAAGGAAATAAAAAAGTCTATCCCAAAAGTTGTATCGGTTTTTGGAGGACACCACGCAACTTCATGTCCGGATATATCAAAATTGGATGGAGTAGATATAGTCGTAGTTGGCCCTGTAAGAGGGGCTATAGACAAGATCCTAAAAAAGGAGCAGGGTATTATACAAACCATACCTACGACATCTGCAGATCTTCCTATGCCAGCCAGGAGAGAATATTACAAGGATATCCCGAGAATGGCCAAACGTTATCGTAAGGTAATGCTTTCAATGCTGGGTTGTCCATGGAATTGCTCCTATTGCAGCTCCTCTTCCAGCCATGTGCGAAGAATCTTTGGCCATGAGTCTCACAAACGCTATTTTCTTGGTAGAAGACCTATTAATGCTGTTATTGCAGAGGCTAAAGAGATTAAAAAATATGATACTGTCGAGATTGAGTGGGTAGATGACGATATGTTCTGTGGAGCTGATGTTGAAACATGGATGCCTGAATTTGTTTCAATATGGGAAAGGGAGATTGATCTTCCCATGTATATTTCTACGACGTCACACTCTGCTTTGAAGATATCTGACAATGTTCTTGCCACGCTTAAGAAGATTGTCAATTGTATCGGCGTTGGAATACAGGCCATACGTCCTGAGTCTCTTAAGTTATTCAACAGAACGTGGGATAATGAGCCCAAGATGAAAGCTGCATACGACAGGATGAGGTCGTTTGGATATGCTATCAATCTTCAATGTATTGTTGGGCTGCCTGTTGATGAGCCAGTCGAGGATGCATTGGACACCATAAAGGCTATGCAAAGAATAGGCTCAGGCAGTATTTGCTCGTGTTATCCATTGATGATTTATCCCGGTACTGCAATGGAGAAGTATTGTAGAGAAAAGGGTTTTAGACTGAATGATGCATGTAATGGAGATACAAACAGTGCTATTCCTAATATTGCCTTCCCACCAAGAACAACAAAACGACTGAGGAATATTTGTAAGCTTGCAACAATGTTTGTGAAGTATAACATAAGCGAAAAATGGATGCGGGCATTGATAGATATTGATTTTGACACTAAAACATCTAAGATGCTCTCTATGACGCGATACTTTGAATGTGTCAGAGACAGGTTGAAGGAAAAAGGAGAGAAGATATTTAACGAAGTAATACGCGATATGAATTTAAGATATTAA
- a CDS encoding DegT/DnrJ/EryC1/StrS family aminotransferase, producing MQSVDESVKNLLSGEGKDIPLFKVFMPESVIEPLHKVLFSGYIGEGPIVEEFEHKLAPYFDNNNVLTLNNGTAALQLALRLANVGYGDEVISTAMTCSATNEPIMAMGAKIVWADINPWTGDIDPADVAKKITSKTKAIMCVHWGGYPCDLDELNAVAAEHEIKLIEDAAHAFGSTYHGKLIGSQSDFACFSFQAIKEMTTIDGGALVCKSNADCQRGRLLRWYGIDRKAKRKDLRCEADIVEYGYKFHMNDVTAVIGLEQLKYVDKTIKKHRSNAAQYNKAFNDLKTVRSLRYKNDRSSVHWLYTIRVKNLLRFMEHMKKARITVSQVHARNDTHTMFKNFRSNLPGVDEFVYEQVSIPVGWWLTDKDLQYIISAVTEYDIIAKTK from the coding sequence ATGCAGAGTGTTGATGAATCAGTAAAAAATTTATTATCCGGTGAAGGCAAAGATATTCCTCTGTTTAAGGTTTTTATGCCTGAAAGCGTTATAGAGCCTTTGCATAAGGTCTTATTCAGCGGGTACATAGGCGAGGGGCCAATAGTGGAGGAATTTGAACACAAGCTTGCACCGTACTTTGATAATAATAATGTGTTAACATTGAATAATGGAACAGCCGCCTTACAATTAGCGCTCAGGCTGGCAAATGTAGGTTATGGCGATGAAGTTATCTCAACCGCTATGACTTGTTCGGCAACAAATGAACCAATAATGGCAATGGGGGCAAAAATCGTCTGGGCGGATATCAATCCATGGACCGGCGATATTGATCCTGCAGATGTTGCCAAAAAAATAACTTCAAAAACAAAGGCCATTATGTGTGTCCATTGGGGCGGATATCCTTGTGATCTGGACGAATTAAACGCCGTTGCTGCTGAACACGAAATAAAATTAATTGAAGACGCTGCTCATGCCTTTGGTTCGACTTATCATGGAAAACTAATTGGCTCACAGTCTGATTTTGCGTGTTTTTCTTTCCAGGCAATTAAAGAGATGACAACTATAGATGGAGGTGCATTGGTTTGCAAATCCAATGCCGATTGTCAACGAGGCAGGCTGCTTAGGTGGTACGGCATTGACCGTAAAGCTAAACGCAAGGACCTTCGCTGTGAAGCGGATATTGTTGAATACGGATATAAATTCCATATGAATGATGTAACCGCAGTAATAGGTCTTGAGCAGCTCAAGTATGTGGACAAAACTATAAAAAAGCATCGCTCTAATGCCGCTCAATATAATAAAGCATTTAATGACCTCAAGACCGTGCGATCTTTAAGATACAAGAACGACCGCTCTAGTGTTCACTGGCTTTATACCATAAGGGTTAAAAATCTTCTAAGATTTATGGAACATATGAAAAAAGCGCGTATTACTGTTTCGCAGGTTCATGCGAGGAATGATACTCACACTATGTTTAAAAATTTTAGAAGCAATTTGCCTGGAGTAGATGAATTTGTCTATGAACAGGTTTCAATACCTGTAGGATGGTGGTTAACAGACAAAGATTTGCAGTACATTATTAGTGCGGTCACAGAATACGATATAATTGCCAAAACAAAATGA
- a CDS encoding class I SAM-dependent methyltransferase: MTKSCKNWIDYWGQDDFWKDSQLWERNSELFFRYTKQIVAFKKDDSVLNIGCGSGHLEARLAPLVKTIHAVDVVEQFITLCKKRCSNFNNVEVGLLGDDYTDLSVCRRSFSIILCVSVVQYYSDLSEVEALINSARKVALPGARMLIADLPLKRGKIGFVWDALCSCFLGIREGYMWLLLRTFFARWLCSSHYKSFNDEKRPLDFTIRDIESLIQHMGLEAKIIRKNLSIYANRPSLLIYF, from the coding sequence ATGACTAAATCATGTAAAAATTGGATTGATTACTGGGGTCAAGATGATTTCTGGAAAGATTCGCAGCTATGGGAAAGAAACTCAGAACTTTTTTTTCGTTATACAAAGCAAATTGTAGCATTTAAAAAGGATGATTCTGTTCTTAATATTGGTTGTGGTTCTGGACATTTGGAAGCACGTCTCGCACCACTCGTTAAAACCATCCATGCGGTGGATGTAGTTGAACAATTTATAACCTTGTGCAAGAAAAGATGCAGCAATTTTAATAATGTGGAGGTAGGACTTCTCGGAGATGACTATACAGATTTAAGTGTATGTAGGAGGTCTTTTTCAATTATTTTATGTGTAAGCGTAGTTCAGTATTATAGTGATTTAAGCGAGGTAGAGGCCTTAATCAATTCAGCCCGAAAAGTGGCCTTGCCAGGGGCAAGGATGCTAATTGCGGATCTGCCACTTAAACGCGGAAAGATAGGTTTTGTATGGGATGCTCTATGCTCTTGTTTTTTGGGTATTCGTGAAGGATATATGTGGCTATTGCTGCGTACATTTTTTGCCAGATGGTTATGCAGTTCTCATTATAAATCCTTTAATGATGAAAAAAGACCACTGGATTTTACCATTAGAGATATTGAGTCGTTAATTCAGCACATGGGGCTTGAGGCTAAAATAATACGAAAAAATCTTTCAATTTACGCAAATCGACCAAGTCTCTTGATTTACTTTTAG
- a CDS encoding FAD-dependent oxidoreductase gives MPKHAIVLGAGISGLSAAWRLSGNGVKVDVLEAEPFAGGLAGTVRDGNYSLDFGPHSFFSEDQGIVDAVLKLFDNKLQPKSRDVKFYYRGKYIDYPLTVKSVLFDMGFCSGIQASWSFFKSRLFPRKRVAVESEDETVEEWAIASFGEYLYRIFFKPYSEQFWKISCSELSSRCIPTHTRMSFINTLKLLLHKKVSKNKDSLIEREILPTYYPNTGFGEIAERIVKKIEKNHGHVHLACEVVSITELPNKKMLISYKHNGQYKKMEGDYIISTVPLPPLIKMLKAPVPQEVLASAGKLDYQSLVVLGIVTHKKDILNSGYVYQLNKPYNRISEMNNFSSNTSPAEENIITVEITCSKDSTAWAATKEELFDICIGGLAEDGFLGLGDVKQLSLIKAQYAYPIYRKDYAVHLRRIMDYLKTCRSLTTLGRCGEFMYMDIDKCMRRAFDFVDNNIEEFRD, from the coding sequence ATGCCAAAGCATGCCATTGTTTTAGGGGCAGGAATTTCAGGTTTGAGTGCGGCTTGGCGTCTTAGCGGTAACGGCGTTAAAGTAGATGTCTTAGAAGCCGAGCCGTTTGCAGGCGGTTTAGCTGGCACTGTTCGTGACGGCAACTATTCATTGGATTTTGGACCGCACTCTTTTTTCTCTGAGGACCAGGGGATTGTTGACGCTGTTCTGAAACTATTCGACAATAAATTACAGCCCAAGTCAAGAGATGTCAAATTTTATTATAGAGGGAAATATATCGATTATCCCTTAACGGTAAAAAGTGTTCTTTTCGATATGGGTTTTTGTTCCGGCATACAGGCGTCATGGAGTTTTTTTAAAAGCAGACTTTTCCCTCGTAAGCGGGTTGCTGTAGAGAGTGAGGATGAAACTGTAGAAGAGTGGGCAATTGCAAGCTTTGGAGAATATCTCTACAGAATATTTTTTAAACCATATTCCGAGCAATTTTGGAAAATATCTTGTTCTGAACTATCTTCAAGATGTATTCCAACACATACGCGGATGAGCTTTATAAATACATTAAAGCTCCTGCTCCATAAGAAAGTTAGCAAAAACAAAGATTCCCTTATTGAACGCGAAATATTGCCTACCTACTACCCCAACACAGGTTTCGGGGAAATTGCTGAACGAATTGTAAAAAAAATAGAAAAAAATCATGGTCATGTGCACCTTGCCTGTGAGGTTGTGAGCATTACTGAGCTTCCCAATAAAAAGATGCTCATTTCTTACAAGCATAATGGTCAATATAAAAAAATGGAAGGGGATTATATTATCTCAACAGTACCACTTCCTCCGCTAATCAAGATGCTCAAAGCACCTGTTCCACAGGAAGTGCTGGCTTCAGCCGGCAAATTAGATTATCAATCGCTGGTGGTGCTTGGTATAGTCACACATAAAAAGGATATCCTGAATTCCGGATATGTATATCAGTTAAATAAACCATATAATCGCATATCGGAGATGAATAATTTTAGCTCCAATACTAGTCCGGCTGAAGAGAATATTATTACGGTCGAAATTACATGTTCAAAAGATAGTACTGCATGGGCAGCAACTAAAGAAGAGTTGTTTGATATATGTATTGGCGGTCTGGCTGAAGACGGTTTTCTAGGACTAGGTGATGTAAAACAGTTGTCTTTGATTAAGGCCCAGTATGCATATCCTATTTATCGCAAAGACTATGCAGTTCACCTGAGGCGAATTATGGATTATTTGAAAACATGCAGATCGCTTACTACCCTTGGACGATGTGGCGAATTTATGTATATGGATATAGATAAATGCATGAGAAGAGCCTTTGACTTTGTAGATAATAATATAGAAGAGTTTAGAGATTAA
- a CDS encoding polyphosphate polymerase domain-containing protein gives MAKAVDNYRYERKFFISDITRHDVESIVKLHPAMFSAIFHQRFVNSIYFDAIDFRNYFDNVNGSSHRVKIRIRWYGELFGHINKPVLELKIKNESLNRKQAYPLHPFDFNNGFAAEEILDIINKSDVPEIIKINSLKPMLLTHYRRKYFRSADGNYRITIDTDLVFYHIYFQKNLFINKLTDDINVILELKYNKNADNNANYITNFFPFRLSKSSKYVTGIDKLYIC, from the coding sequence ATGGCAAAAGCAGTAGATAATTATCGTTATGAACGGAAATTTTTTATTTCAGATATAACAAGACACGATGTGGAATCTATTGTTAAACTGCATCCTGCTATGTTTTCTGCAATATTTCATCAGCGTTTTGTAAACAGTATATACTTTGATGCTATTGATTTTAGGAATTATTTTGATAATGTTAATGGTTCATCTCATAGAGTAAAAATTCGCATTCGCTGGTATGGAGAATTGTTTGGACATATAAACAAACCTGTTTTGGAATTAAAGATCAAGAATGAATCGTTAAATAGGAAACAGGCATATCCCCTACATCCATTTGATTTTAACAATGGTTTTGCTGCTGAAGAAATATTGGATATCATTAACAAATCGGATGTTCCCGAAATAATAAAAATAAACTCTTTAAAACCAATGCTTCTTACCCATTACCGTAGAAAATATTTCAGATCTGCAGACGGGAATTATCGTATTACAATTGATACTGATTTAGTTTTCTATCATATTTACTTCCAAAAGAATCTATTCATTAACAAATTGACTGATGACATCAATGTAATTCTGGAATTAAAATACAACAAAAATGCGGACAATAATGCAAATTACATAACTAATTTTTTCCCTTTTCGTTTGTCTAAAAGTTCAAAGTATGTGACAGGTATTGATAAATTGTATATTTGCTGA
- a CDS encoding CotH kinase family protein — MIIKESSAPNRLLSNLEKILKNHRIIIAVLVLGLYSGLLFNVGVLAHKKGLTGKIKKAISYGCKVPYRYIKGLTSNPKQITIDIRHKNFQKLEYKRQIALAMGNLFVTENDYVPADIRYKDKILKARIRLKGDNTDHLQGQKWSFRIKISGGKTLWGMKQFSIHHPKTRNYISEWIFHQALKREDVISLRYEFVDVILNGKHLGIYAMEEHFEKRLIEHNQRREGPIVRFNENLLWNEIVQIDEKFPGAERNGYGDYLASDVDAFQTGKILSDSASYLQFIKASSLLESFRRGKLKTSEVFDVHKMATFFAITDMMCAFHGARWHNTRFYYNPVTSLLEPIGFDADSGGQIDSLCSTKAGIYINNDSGSMLHSCRPYYATLFNDESFFREYIAALERVSKPAYLDSFFSAIKEELENNLNILYKEFPYYSLKRNVLYQNQKYIRAMLNPFKGLHAYFRASGENRIQLDLGSIQSFPIEVIKVSYKDSVIFNTETKALLHARLRPELVDYQTVSFILPEGFVWAKTMVSDLKVHYRLLGTSRLRYESVFLWPYLDYGSISKDFIRQQVNLADIDFLTVDEKGKKILFKSGKWNLTDNLIIPEGYTVTAGEGLKLDLCNSAKILSYSPIAFIGSEENPILIYSSDSTGQGIIVMNAHKESLIVYVNFNNLANPSHNGWELTGAVTFYESPVAISHCQFTRNRSEDALNIIRTEFKIDNTLFSKTSSDAFDSDFSKGDIVDSSFVNCGNDAIDISGTVINLKNIFIDGAGDKGLSVGENSEMNIDQVKIVNSEIAVCSKDMSEITGSDVSLQNNKIGFTVFQKKSEFGAGSIVVSKVEMENISVPYLVETNSNLIIDGEIKTSNNESVKDILYGVKYGKSSR; from the coding sequence ATGATAATAAAAGAATCAAGTGCTCCTAATAGACTTTTAAGTAATCTTGAAAAGATTCTCAAAAACCATAGAATTATTATTGCTGTCTTAGTGCTGGGATTGTATTCAGGGCTGCTGTTTAATGTTGGCGTTCTTGCGCATAAAAAAGGACTTACTGGCAAAATAAAAAAGGCAATATCATACGGCTGTAAGGTACCGTATAGATATATAAAAGGATTAACCAGCAATCCGAAACAAATTACAATTGATATTAGACATAAAAATTTTCAAAAACTTGAGTATAAAAGACAAATTGCGCTTGCAATGGGTAACTTGTTTGTGACGGAAAACGACTATGTTCCTGCTGACATCCGCTATAAAGACAAAATACTTAAGGCAAGAATACGACTAAAGGGTGATAATACTGACCACCTGCAGGGTCAGAAATGGTCATTTAGAATAAAGATAAGTGGAGGGAAAACGCTCTGGGGGATGAAACAATTTTCTATTCATCATCCTAAAACAAGAAACTACATATCCGAGTGGATATTTCATCAAGCGCTTAAGAGAGAAGATGTTATATCATTACGATATGAGTTTGTTGATGTGATACTTAATGGCAAACATCTTGGTATTTATGCCATGGAGGAACACTTCGAAAAAAGACTTATTGAGCATAATCAGCGAAGAGAAGGACCTATTGTGCGGTTTAATGAGAATCTGCTCTGGAATGAAATTGTGCAAATTGACGAGAAATTTCCCGGCGCAGAAAGAAATGGCTATGGAGATTATTTAGCAAGTGATGTTGATGCATTTCAGACTGGAAAAATTCTTTCTGATTCAGCAAGTTATCTCCAATTCATAAAAGCAAGCAGTCTGCTTGAATCATTCAGAAGAGGTAAGTTAAAAACAAGTGAGGTTTTTGACGTTCATAAAATGGCAACCTTCTTTGCAATAACAGATATGATGTGCGCTTTTCATGGAGCAAGGTGGCATAACACAAGATTTTATTATAATCCAGTAACCTCGTTATTAGAACCAATTGGTTTTGATGCTGACAGCGGAGGACAAATTGATTCATTGTGTTCAACTAAAGCAGGAATTTATATAAATAACGATTCAGGGTCAATGCTACATAGTTGTCGTCCATATTATGCAACACTCTTCAATGATGAATCGTTCTTCAGGGAATATATAGCCGCCCTGGAACGAGTTTCTAAGCCTGCATATCTGGATTCGTTTTTCTCAGCAATAAAAGAGGAATTAGAAAACAATTTAAATATTCTTTATAAAGAATTCCCTTATTACAGCCTTAAGAGGAATGTTCTATATCAGAACCAGAAATACATTAGAGCAATGTTAAATCCTTTTAAAGGGTTGCATGCATATTTCCGTGCATCAGGGGAAAATAGAATTCAGCTTGATCTTGGAAGTATTCAGTCATTCCCAATTGAAGTGATAAAAGTTTCCTATAAAGATTCAGTTATATTTAACACGGAAACTAAAGCGTTATTACATGCAAGACTTCGTCCTGAACTGGTTGATTATCAAACTGTCAGCTTCATTCTTCCTGAGGGCTTTGTCTGGGCAAAGACAATGGTTTCGGACTTAAAGGTTCATTACAGGCTTTTAGGAACAAGCCGCTTACGGTATGAATCTGTTTTCCTATGGCCTTATTTGGACTACGGTTCTATTTCAAAGGATTTTATCAGACAACAGGTTAATTTAGCTGATATAGATTTTTTGACAGTAGATGAAAAGGGCAAAAAGATTCTTTTCAAATCCGGCAAATGGAATTTGACGGATAATTTAATTATCCCTGAAGGTTATACAGTAACTGCTGGCGAAGGATTAAAACTTGATCTATGCAATTCCGCTAAAATTCTAAGCTATTCACCAATTGCATTTATCGGCTCAGAAGAGAATCCAATCCTCATTTATTCTTCTGATTCTACCGGGCAGGGAATTATTGTCATGAATGCGCATAAAGAGTCATTGATAGTGTATGTTAATTTTAACAACTTAGCCAATCCATCACATAATGGATGGGAATTGACAGGAGCTGTGACCTTCTATGAATCTCCTGTAGCAATTTCGCATTGTCAATTTACGCGAAATAGATCAGAAGATGCTCTTAATATAATCAGGACTGAGTTTAAAATTGATAACACGCTTTTTAGCAAAACCTCCTCAGACGCTTTTGATAGTGATTTCAGCAAAGGGGATATTGTCGATTCTTCCTTTGTTAACTGTGGAAATGATGCCATTGATATTTCAGGAACTGTTATTAATTTGAAAAATATTTTCATAGATGGAGCCGGAGATAAAGGGCTAAGCGTTGGTGAGAATAGCGAAATGAATATTGATCAAGTAAAAATAGTAAATTCAGAAATTGCAGTTTGCAGTAAAGATATGTCAGAGATAACAGGTTCCGATGTTAGTCTTCAAAATAATAAGATTGGTTTTACTGTATTTCAAAAAAAATCTGAATTTGGTGCAGGTAGCATTGTGGTTTCAAAAGTAGAAATGGAAAATATCTCAGTTCCGTATCTGGTTGAAACTAACTCTAATTTAATTATTGATGGAGAAATAAAAACTTCTAATAACGAGAGCGTTAAAGATATTTTGTATGGAGTGAAGTATGGCAAAAGCAGTAGATAA